From Candidatus Pedobacter colombiensis, one genomic window encodes:
- a CDS encoding PadR family transcriptional regulator encodes MIAENTQTQMRKGILEYCVLLIISRGEIYASDIIAELKQAKLLVVEGTLYPLLTRLKNNGLLSYNWVESTSGPPRKYYVLTEDGKTILKQLDTTWEELAYAITTSRKVADQESKRPTNQTEL; translated from the coding sequence ATGATAGCAGAAAATACGCAAACGCAAATGCGAAAGGGCATACTTGAATACTGTGTGCTGCTTATTATATCGAGAGGCGAGATCTATGCTTCAGATATTATCGCGGAATTAAAACAGGCAAAATTGCTTGTGGTAGAGGGGACGCTCTACCCATTGCTTACCCGTTTAAAGAACAACGGTTTGTTGAGCTATAATTGGGTAGAATCAACTTCAGGACCACCACGTAAGTATTATGTACTTACTGAAGATGGGAAAACTATTTTAAAACAACTTGATACTACATGGGAAGAATTGGCTTATGCCATTACTACTTCCAGAAAAGTAGCAGATCAGGAATCTAAAAGACCAACTAATCAAACCGAATTATGA
- a CDS encoding PspC domain-containing protein produces MKKTHNINIGNSIIHIEEDAYEMLTVYLNEVKQHFSKNADDFEIVTDIENRIAEMFAEKLSAQQKQVINMEDVQSVMQQMGSVRDFETLEGSGEENISVPEYDPIKKLYRDTDQAMVAGVCAGLGHYLDIDAKWVRLFTLLTIFLFGSGVLIYIIFWIMVPKAKTRFEKMAMYGEEPTLRGFANSHFHPLVKHSRGFLAEFFEVIGNFLQGAGKIILKTIAGGIALFGSLLLLAFIVAIAALFGFWDGNIFTYFPLSMVDRGSIPAIVIAFFVVFGIPVFALVLFSVRVAFNGKAISKAFSFGMLIVWLVGVFFSIFYIAKISSEFKETAEFTQVSNFKAYPAYTLEINRSRFFTKEDSLNFQIDPKNYRGKKILNKTRGAFDMPANIRLRIEKSDNKTVSLSQNYRSDGKTFEIALKNAQNIHYDFLQQDSLLTFSPRLQFLQNANWRNQRVELVLKVPVGTQLKIQREFEWSIASHNYWRCDEKASGDKMTKWIMTEDGLECVKTLKKDNEEE; encoded by the coding sequence ATGAAGAAGACTCACAACATAAATATCGGCAACTCAATCATTCACATTGAAGAGGATGCTTACGAAATGCTCACCGTTTATTTAAATGAGGTGAAACAGCATTTTTCAAAAAATGCAGATGACTTTGAAATTGTAACAGACATTGAGAACCGGATTGCAGAAATGTTTGCAGAAAAGCTTTCTGCCCAACAAAAACAAGTAATCAATATGGAAGATGTTCAATCTGTTATGCAACAGATGGGCTCTGTAAGGGATTTTGAAACGTTGGAAGGATCTGGAGAAGAAAACATATCGGTCCCTGAATATGATCCGATTAAAAAATTATACAGAGATACAGACCAAGCTATGGTGGCAGGTGTTTGTGCAGGTTTGGGGCATTATCTGGACATTGATGCTAAATGGGTAAGATTATTCACGCTCCTTACCATTTTTCTGTTCGGATCTGGAGTGTTGATTTATATCATCTTCTGGATTATGGTACCCAAAGCAAAAACCAGATTTGAAAAAATGGCTATGTATGGTGAGGAACCTACCCTGCGCGGATTTGCCAATAGTCATTTCCATCCACTTGTAAAGCATTCTCGTGGATTTTTAGCTGAGTTTTTTGAGGTGATTGGAAACTTTCTTCAAGGTGCCGGTAAAATAATCCTTAAAACTATAGCCGGTGGGATTGCACTTTTTGGCTCGCTGTTGTTACTGGCATTCATTGTTGCCATAGCAGCTTTATTTGGTTTTTGGGATGGTAATATCTTTACTTATTTCCCTTTAAGCATGGTAGACCGGGGTTCCATTCCTGCAATCGTAATCGCCTTTTTTGTTGTCTTCGGTATTCCTGTTTTTGCCCTTGTTCTGTTTTCTGTAAGAGTTGCTTTTAATGGTAAAGCGATTTCTAAGGCATTCTCTTTTGGAATGTTAATTGTTTGGCTTGTCGGAGTGTTTTTTAGCATTTTTTATATCGCAAAAATATCGTCTGAATTCAAAGAAACAGCTGAGTTTACTCAGGTAAGTAACTTTAAAGCTTATCCAGCCTATACCCTCGAAATCAACAGATCCAGGTTTTTTACCAAAGAAGATAGTCTTAATTTTCAAATCGATCCTAAGAATTACAGGGGGAAGAAAATCTTAAATAAGACGAGAGGGGCTTTTGACATGCCTGCAAATATTAGACTAAGAATAGAGAAGAGTGATAATAAGACCGTATCCTTGAGCCAAAATTATAGGTCAGATGGGAAAACTTTCGAAATTGCATTAAAGAACGCTCAGAATATACATTACGATTTTCTGCAGCAGGATTCACTACTTACTTTTAGTCCACGGTTACAATTTCTTCAAAATGCTAATTGGCGAAATCAGCGGGTAGAACTGGTGCTTAAAGTACCGGTAGGGACTCAATTGAAGATCCAAAGAGAGTTTGAATGGTCCATCGCCAGTCACAATTACTGGCGATGTGACGAAAAAGCTTCTGGTGATAAAATGACCAAATGGATCATGACAGAAGATGGATTGGAATGTGTAAAAACACTCAAAAAGGACAACGAGGAAGAATAA
- a CDS encoding carboxypeptidase-like regulatory domain-containing protein: MRFIKFAIALILLSTAVQFSAFAQQDSIVLDNILKKTKKLNDERPIEKVYLHFDKPYYSVADTMWFKAYLTMEQNLPSLLSKIVYVDVINNKDSLVQTIKLPVVGGVASGNIPLTPGTYQQGNYYVKAYTVWMLNFSEDYFFSKTIPIGEAIEKQVNTLLSYKTTETDKTQVIDAVIQFKNRDNVIQANKTVNWRVLSNYDVVAKGKGTTDLNGFLRIKIDPRKSDKIKEGELITDINMTDKDIVTSSFKLKPTTAAAYDVQFFPEGGELVAGIASRIGFKAINGNGAGIDLKGSIVDNNGTKLIDFSSTHLGMGSFYMNAETGKAYKANVTFNDGTTKSFDLPKTLESGIVAQVNNTDSLTFNLKIVANGPYFEANKNKNLFIVATNGTMVYYAAKTKLINQVTAAKIPKDKFPEGIVQITLFSETGEPISERLAFNYQPNGIKLSLKTDLPTYKPRQKVKLAVTAKNATQFADGNFSIAVTDEQKVPVDENSEITILSSLLLTSDLKGYVEKPNYYFNKTNAKKLADLDVLLLTQGFRRYAYKEIIEGKFPPVSFIPEQSMVLTGTLRDRTGMPVRKGNLRLTVPGTRIGVETITSPSGIFAFQNLNFPDSSEVVISAKYNPNGNNLMVLLDGQPSPQITKNPYPAQEVTNIDSTLSAYLNNSKRQYSYLRQLKEVKIEGAKAKRPSHADYPALAGLSSISGTLIEGDRFKDCNMLTMCLQTMATGLIFYENNFYVNRDYQQGSRVPVQIFLNGMPIDYFGLASVQSADVENVEVFTKDELGTVNRMYNTNGVLVINTKKAPKGTKMSMEEFKKLIPDPSVLKIRPKGFSKQREFYSPKYVNAAATYNFNDLRSTIYWNPNVITTAAGGLSLEYYNADGKGTYKAVIEGVDKNGNIGRFVYRYTVK; this comes from the coding sequence ATGAGATTTATAAAATTTGCGATTGCCCTAATATTACTTTCAACTGCGGTGCAGTTTTCAGCCTTTGCACAGCAGGACAGTATCGTTTTAGATAACATTTTAAAGAAAACTAAAAAGTTAAATGACGAACGGCCAATAGAAAAGGTATACCTGCATTTCGACAAGCCATATTATAGCGTTGCAGATACCATGTGGTTTAAAGCTTATTTAACAATGGAACAAAATCTTCCCTCTTTGTTAAGTAAAATAGTATACGTTGATGTCATCAACAACAAAGACTCACTGGTACAAACGATAAAACTTCCTGTAGTTGGTGGCGTAGCTAGTGGAAACATTCCACTCACTCCCGGCACTTATCAACAAGGCAATTACTATGTTAAAGCTTATACGGTATGGATGCTAAACTTTAGTGAGGATTATTTCTTTAGTAAAACGATTCCTATTGGAGAGGCTATTGAAAAGCAAGTCAACACACTACTTAGTTACAAAACTACAGAAACTGATAAAACCCAGGTTATTGATGCTGTCATACAGTTTAAAAACCGCGACAATGTGATTCAAGCTAATAAAACAGTAAACTGGAGAGTTTTATCAAATTACGACGTGGTAGCTAAGGGCAAGGGAACTACTGATCTAAATGGTTTTTTAAGGATAAAAATAGACCCACGAAAAAGCGACAAAATTAAAGAGGGGGAATTGATTACAGATATTAACATGACGGATAAGGATATCGTCACTTCTTCTTTTAAACTTAAACCGACTACTGCCGCGGCTTATGATGTTCAGTTTTTTCCGGAAGGGGGTGAACTAGTTGCCGGAATTGCATCTCGTATTGGCTTCAAAGCCATTAATGGGAATGGCGCAGGTATTGACTTGAAAGGCTCGATAGTTGACAACAATGGCACTAAACTAATTGATTTTAGCTCTACTCACCTGGGTATGGGGTCCTTTTATATGAATGCTGAAACGGGAAAGGCTTATAAAGCCAATGTCACTTTTAATGATGGTACCACTAAAAGTTTTGACCTGCCAAAAACACTTGAATCCGGAATAGTTGCCCAGGTTAACAATACTGATTCACTAACATTCAACTTAAAAATAGTGGCTAATGGTCCTTATTTTGAGGCCAATAAAAATAAAAACTTATTTATAGTAGCCACGAATGGAACAATGGTCTATTATGCTGCTAAAACAAAATTAATTAATCAGGTAACCGCAGCAAAAATTCCTAAAGACAAATTTCCGGAAGGCATTGTTCAAATCACACTATTCTCTGAAACGGGCGAACCTATAAGTGAAAGGCTTGCTTTTAACTATCAGCCAAATGGGATAAAGCTTTCATTAAAAACTGATCTCCCAACCTACAAGCCACGCCAAAAAGTTAAACTGGCAGTAACCGCTAAGAATGCTACTCAATTTGCAGATGGGAATTTCTCCATCGCAGTAACTGATGAACAAAAGGTGCCGGTAGATGAAAATTCGGAAATTACAATCTTAAGCTCATTATTACTTACTTCGGACTTAAAGGGTTATGTAGAAAAGCCTAATTATTATTTTAATAAAACCAACGCTAAAAAACTAGCGGACTTAGATGTTTTGCTACTTACACAGGGCTTTCGCAGATATGCTTATAAAGAGATTATTGAAGGTAAATTTCCTCCGGTTAGCTTTATACCTGAACAGAGTATGGTACTAACCGGAACTTTAAGAGACCGTACAGGTATGCCTGTAAGAAAGGGTAATTTACGCTTAACTGTTCCCGGCACAAGAATTGGGGTTGAAACCATCACCAGCCCATCCGGAATTTTCGCTTTTCAAAACCTTAATTTTCCTGATTCATCAGAAGTGGTTATCAGTGCAAAATATAATCCTAATGGGAATAACCTGATGGTTTTATTGGATGGACAGCCTTCTCCACAGATCACCAAAAACCCTTATCCTGCCCAAGAGGTAACCAATATCGACAGTACTTTATCTGCATATCTAAACAACAGTAAAAGACAGTACAGCTATTTACGTCAGCTTAAGGAAGTAAAAATTGAGGGTGCTAAAGCGAAAAGACCAAGTCACGCTGATTATCCGGCTCTTGCAGGTTTAAGCTCCATTTCGGGTACATTAATAGAAGGCGATCGCTTTAAGGATTGTAATATGCTAACCATGTGTCTCCAAACTATGGCTACCGGACTTATTTTTTACGAGAACAACTTCTATGTAAACCGAGATTACCAGCAAGGTAGCCGCGTACCAGTACAAATTTTTCTAAATGGTATGCCAATAGATTATTTTGGGCTTGCCAGTGTACAATCAGCTGATGTAGAAAACGTAGAGGTATTTACCAAAGATGAGTTGGGTACTGTAAACAGAATGTACAATACCAATGGAGTATTGGTAATTAATACCAAAAAAGCACCTAAAGGTACCAAAATGAGCATGGAAGAGTTTAAAAAATTAATTCCGGATCCAAGTGTGCTTAAGATTAGACCTAAAGGCTTTAGTAAGCAACGTGAATTCTACTCACCTAAATATGTTAATGCTGCGGCAACTTATAACTTTAACGATTTACGCAGTACTATTTATTGGAATCCTAACGTAATCACAACTGCTGCTGGTGGATTATCATTAGAATACTATAATGCGGATGGGAAGGGCACTTACAAAGCTGTCATTGAAGGGGTAGACAAGAACGGAAACATTGGCCGCTTTGTCTACCGCTATACAGTGAAATAG
- a CDS encoding NAD(P)H-dependent oxidoreductase: MSLIEALNWRYATKKMNGEKVSQDKVDQILAAARLAPTSSGLQPFKIIVVTNPELKEKIKAVAYGQQQITDSSHVLIFAAWDNYTEERIRSVFAYTNNERGVPDSATADYVNNLIGIYTNRTTEENFHHAAKQAYIAFGVALAEAAILKVDATPMEGFEPEKLDELLGLKQLGLRSTTILPLGYRDEAGDWLVNMKKVRTPLENFIIEFK, encoded by the coding sequence ATGAGCTTAATAGAAGCATTAAACTGGCGTTATGCCACAAAAAAAATGAATGGTGAGAAAGTTTCTCAAGACAAAGTTGACCAGATTCTTGCTGCAGCACGTCTTGCCCCTACATCATCTGGATTGCAGCCATTTAAAATCATTGTGGTAACCAACCCTGAATTAAAGGAAAAAATTAAAGCTGTAGCTTATGGCCAACAGCAAATTACAGATTCATCACATGTATTGATCTTTGCTGCATGGGACAACTATACTGAAGAACGCATCAGATCTGTCTTTGCCTATACTAATAATGAGAGGGGTGTGCCTGATTCTGCAACCGCAGATTATGTAAACAATCTAATTGGAATATACACCAACAGAACGACTGAAGAGAATTTTCACCATGCTGCTAAGCAAGCTTACATCGCTTTTGGTGTAGCGCTTGCAGAAGCTGCGATTTTAAAAGTTGATGCTACACCAATGGAAGGATTTGAACCTGAGAAATTAGACGAATTACTCGGTTTAAAGCAACTTGGTTTACGTAGTACCACCATATTACCACTTGGCTATAGAGATGAAGCCGGTGACTGGTTGGTAAACATGAAAAAAGTCAGGACTCCTTTGGAAAACTTCATAATCGAGTTTAAGTAA
- a CDS encoding outer membrane protein transport protein, with product MKKILLSFLLAIPVLGFSQSFQVNLQGQKQTAMGGAGAGLALDEAAVFFNPGAVSFLKKNGVQAGINGIWLKTAFNETGSPITEYNKNKVPTPFAAYAVFGSPESRLRFGLGVYTPFGGAMHWKEDWTGKFTVTSLDLRAIYIQPTVSLKITDGIGIGGGLVYALGKVDLRMAVPYSNNGQQGTVRLEGTSKDFGWNAGIFIKTISGVSIGVTHRSQVSAKVENGDATFANIPSSVQPLLPATFNATLPLPATSTVGFGFYPSEKTTMALDVNWVWWHTYKDLAFYYNNGNSTISARNYHDAATFRLGIQNETSSFLTLRAGVGYALSPVSKGYVTPEVPDANRVLLSAGVGLKPSERFGVDFSFLYENVKSRTETNFETKLSGTFKTVAYIPGVALSYKF from the coding sequence ATGAAAAAGATTTTATTAAGTTTTTTACTGGCTATTCCTGTATTGGGATTTTCACAGTCATTTCAGGTTAACCTTCAGGGGCAGAAGCAAACTGCCATGGGCGGTGCCGGCGCTGGACTAGCCTTAGACGAAGCTGCTGTGTTTTTTAATCCGGGAGCAGTTTCGTTCCTCAAAAAAAATGGAGTACAGGCCGGTATCAATGGTATCTGGCTTAAAACGGCTTTTAATGAAACCGGCTCCCCAATTACTGAATATAATAAAAATAAGGTGCCTACCCCTTTTGCAGCCTATGCCGTTTTTGGTTCTCCGGAAAGCCGTTTAAGATTTGGCCTTGGTGTCTATACTCCATTTGGGGGTGCGATGCACTGGAAGGAAGATTGGACGGGAAAGTTTACTGTAACCTCTCTCGATTTGCGGGCGATCTATATTCAGCCAACGGTGAGTTTAAAGATTACGGATGGAATTGGTATTGGTGGTGGTTTGGTGTATGCTTTAGGGAAAGTAGATCTTAGAATGGCTGTTCCATATAGCAATAATGGGCAGCAGGGGACTGTGCGACTTGAAGGCACTTCGAAAGATTTTGGCTGGAATGCAGGTATCTTTATTAAAACAATTTCCGGAGTGTCAATCGGTGTTACTCACCGCTCTCAGGTATCAGCAAAAGTAGAGAACGGAGATGCAACCTTTGCTAACATACCTTCTTCTGTACAACCATTGCTGCCGGCAACATTTAATGCAACTTTACCATTGCCTGCTACCAGTACTGTGGGTTTTGGTTTTTATCCCTCTGAAAAGACTACCATGGCACTCGATGTGAATTGGGTATGGTGGCATACTTATAAAGATCTGGCCTTTTATTATAACAATGGTAATTCTACAATATCAGCACGTAATTATCATGATGCTGCAACTTTTAGACTAGGTATACAGAATGAAACGAGTTCTTTTTTAACACTTAGGGCAGGTGTTGGCTACGCATTATCCCCAGTTAGCAAAGGCTATGTTACACCTGAAGTACCTGATGCCAACCGTGTTTTATTAAGTGCCGGTGTTGGTTTAAAACCATCAGAAAGATTTGGTGTTGATTTTTCTTTCTTATACGAGAACGTAAAATCCAGAACCGAAACCAATTTCGAAACCAAACTTAGCGGCACATTTAAAACTGTGGCCTACATCCCTGGTGTGGCATTATCTTATAAATTCTAA
- a CDS encoding SGNH/GDSL hydrolase family protein: protein MNSTYFYKSALALAILGLASCKPSIETFTPSKGTADFTRYIAIGNSLTAGYADGGLYLEGQQNSFPGMIAEQMKAVGGGSFSTPFFPADKANGTGYLKLTALVNGVPTITTETSNLAIVGQVGAVTLYTKYTGEINNYGVPGIRLVDARTPGYANANGLYERLLTGAYGTNPTAYLDFATAKPWTFFSNWLGNNDILGYASAGATGTPPTDKALFTREYNAVIDKLTSTGAKGVVATIPNVTSTAYFNTVTLQTLLAAINATPAGANVKDIYIQPGVGTPRAATAGDLFILPLSSAGVIGVPNGLGIPYGLDPRNPVESKYVLDMGEVLIVNDYIASYNNTIKSIANAKGLAIMDAYALLNEYAKGREVNGIPISGAFIQGNLFSLDGIHLTPLGYAITANAFISAINAKYGSSIPIVDVTRYRGVKYP from the coding sequence ATGAACTCAACATACTTTTATAAAAGTGCGCTGGCACTAGCCATTCTGGGATTGGCATCCTGCAAACCTAGCATTGAGACCTTTACACCAAGTAAGGGAACCGCTGATTTTACACGTTATATTGCAATTGGAAATTCACTTACTGCCGGCTATGCAGATGGCGGCTTATATCTGGAAGGACAACAGAATTCTTTTCCGGGGATGATTGCCGAGCAAATGAAAGCTGTTGGTGGCGGTAGTTTTAGTACGCCCTTCTTTCCTGCCGATAAAGCAAATGGTACAGGTTATCTTAAATTAACGGCATTAGTTAATGGAGTACCTACTATTACCACGGAAACATCTAATTTGGCCATAGTTGGACAAGTGGGGGCGGTAACGTTATATACCAAGTATACAGGTGAGATTAACAATTATGGTGTGCCAGGGATTAGATTGGTCGATGCCAGGACACCCGGATATGCGAATGCAAACGGTCTTTATGAACGGTTGCTAACTGGAGCGTATGGTACTAATCCTACAGCTTATCTTGACTTTGCAACAGCTAAGCCATGGACATTTTTTAGCAATTGGCTAGGTAACAATGATATCCTGGGTTATGCTTCTGCAGGAGCAACAGGGACGCCACCAACAGATAAGGCTTTATTTACGCGTGAGTACAATGCAGTAATCGATAAACTGACTTCAACAGGAGCTAAAGGGGTGGTAGCTACTATTCCCAATGTTACCTCAACGGCATATTTTAATACGGTTACTTTACAAACTCTGCTTGCTGCTATTAATGCTACTCCGGCAGGCGCAAATGTAAAAGATATTTATATTCAGCCAGGCGTGGGCACACCCAGAGCTGCTACGGCTGGTGACTTGTTTATTTTACCGTTAAGTTCTGCTGGTGTAATAGGTGTGCCAAATGGTTTAGGCATACCTTATGGTCTGGACCCACGCAATCCGGTGGAAAGTAAATATGTGCTGGATATGGGCGAGGTACTGATTGTAAATGATTACATCGCGTCTTACAACAATACCATTAAGAGTATAGCTAATGCAAAAGGCCTGGCGATAATGGATGCCTATGCTTTGTTAAATGAATACGCTAAAGGTAGAGAGGTGAATGGTATTCCGATTAGCGGGGCATTTATTCAGGGCAATCTTTTCTCATTGGATGGGATACACTTAACACCACTGGGCTATGCGATAACAGCTAATGCTTTTATTTCGGCCATTAACGCTAAATATGGTTCAAGTATTCCAATTGTAGATGTTACCAGGTATAGAGGAGTTAAATATCCTTAA
- a CDS encoding 4a-hydroxytetrahydrobiopterin dehydratase has protein sequence MEKILQKQWEEKDKKLYKVVIFKDFEEAFSFMVRVAFLAEKHNHHPKWTNEWNKVEIWLSTHDAGDVVTEKDRSLATEIDKLLGVD, from the coding sequence ATGGAAAAGATCCTGCAAAAACAATGGGAAGAAAAGGATAAAAAGCTCTATAAAGTTGTCATTTTTAAAGATTTTGAAGAGGCTTTTAGTTTTATGGTTCGCGTAGCCTTTTTAGCAGAGAAGCACAACCATCATCCTAAGTGGACCAACGAATGGAACAAGGTAGAGATCTGGTTATCGACCCACGATGCCGGAGATGTAGTTACGGAAAAGGACCGAAGCCTTGCAACAGAAATAGATAAGCTACTTGGTGTAGATTAA
- the msrA gene encoding peptide-methionine (S)-S-oxide reductase MsrA, producing MKYLSIMIIVLLSAFGADAQSKNLQKATFGMGCFWCSEALFQKLNGVVNVRSGYEGGHVANPSYEDVCTGTTGHAEVIEVTYDPLKIKYDELLEVFWKSHDPTTLNRQGADVGTQYRSVIFYHNDEQRRIAENYKKELNDTKAFDRPIVTEISKAGPFYVAESYHQDYFNKNRNQPYCRLVILPKMEKLEKLFKSKLKH from the coding sequence ATGAAGTATTTATCAATTATGATTATAGTTCTCTTATCAGCATTTGGTGCAGATGCACAGTCTAAGAATTTACAGAAAGCAACTTTTGGAATGGGTTGTTTCTGGTGTTCGGAAGCTTTATTCCAAAAACTTAATGGCGTCGTGAATGTACGGTCAGGATATGAAGGTGGCCATGTAGCCAATCCATCTTATGAAGATGTATGTACCGGAACCACCGGCCATGCTGAAGTGATAGAAGTTACATATGATCCGCTCAAAATCAAGTATGATGAGCTACTCGAGGTTTTTTGGAAAAGCCACGACCCTACTACCTTAAATCGTCAGGGTGCTGATGTAGGCACACAGTACCGTTCCGTAATATTTTATCACAATGATGAACAAAGGCGAATTGCTGAAAATTATAAAAAAGAGTTGAATGACACCAAGGCTTTTGACAGGCCTATCGTGACCGAAATCAGTAAAGCTGGCCCATTTTATGTAGCAGAAAGTTATCATCAGGATTATTTCAACAAAAACAGGAACCAACCCTATTGCCGCCTGGTGATTTTACCAAAGATGGAAAAGTTAGAGAAGTTGTTTAAATCCAAGTTAAAGCACTAA
- a CDS encoding 2-oxoglutarate and iron-dependent oxygenase domain-containing protein, whose amino-acid sequence MSTPYIPCLDLGSYIDGNESQRKKFSDELGRAFNDSGFVTITNHGVSQELIDKLYQNIQAAFGLSPEQKKKYEKVELAGQRGYTSPGKETAKGAKTADLKEFWQIGQEVMDNDPIKAQYPDNEYLEEIPEFNAVTREIYQRLEGNGKHLLRAIATYLNLPIDYFDKHVHNGNSILRGIHYFPIEHPEALPDDAVRAGAHEDINLITLLIGASADGLEVLTRSNEWLPIKAHHTDIVVNVGDMLQRLTNNKLRSTTHRVVNPPRELMKTSRFSVPFFLHPRSDMDLTSLSSCIDAEHPKVYADMTAGEYLDERLREIGLKK is encoded by the coding sequence ATGTCTACACCTTATATTCCCTGTTTAGACCTGGGTTCGTACATCGATGGAAATGAATCACAGCGTAAAAAATTCTCTGATGAATTGGGCAGAGCGTTCAATGATTCCGGCTTCGTAACGATTACCAATCATGGCGTGAGTCAGGAGTTGATCGATAAGCTGTATCAAAATATACAAGCTGCATTTGGTCTTTCTCCTGAACAAAAAAAGAAATACGAAAAAGTTGAACTTGCAGGACAGCGCGGATATACCAGTCCAGGTAAAGAAACTGCAAAAGGAGCAAAAACTGCTGATTTAAAAGAGTTTTGGCAGATTGGTCAGGAAGTAATGGATAATGATCCGATAAAAGCGCAGTATCCGGATAATGAATATCTGGAAGAAATTCCTGAATTTAATGCGGTAACAAGAGAGATTTATCAGCGTTTGGAAGGTAACGGTAAACATTTACTTCGTGCTATCGCTACTTATTTAAACTTACCGATTGATTATTTTGATAAGCATGTTCACAATGGGAACTCTATATTAAGAGGTATTCATTATTTCCCTATTGAACATCCTGAAGCTTTACCTGATGATGCGGTTCGTGCCGGTGCGCATGAAGACATTAACTTAATCACTTTGTTGATTGGTGCCAGTGCTGATGGTTTAGAAGTATTGACCAGAAGTAATGAATGGTTGCCAATTAAGGCTCATCATACAGATATTGTGGTGAATGTAGGTGATATGCTGCAACGCTTAACCAATAACAAATTACGTTCAACTACCCACAGGGTTGTAAACCCCCCACGCGAGTTGATGAAAACTTCAAGATTCTCTGTACCTTTCTTTTTACATCCAAGAAGCGATATGGATTTAACAAGTTTGTCATCTTGTATTGATGCTGAACATCCGAAAGTATATGCAGATATGACTGCCGGTGAATATTTGGATGAACGGTTAAGAGAGATCGGTCTTAAGAAATAA
- a CDS encoding S24 family peptidase, which translates to MKELDPQSIKIGLRLKELRELTGKGPKEYYSPLNRNVSNYVAIEHGKRSIGPRLIKEVSDYYHINPEWIRTGKGEVFVETQAAEVGLVVEPEEKGVPFFNVNLSEISFGTYGVLGEAPEYYVNFRPFNDCDAYLPIYGDSMYPKYASGEIIAIREITNFNVLQWGEAYLVVADERANHMTTVKLIFEHPDQKKIILRSSNPNFKGDTVIDRASIQKMFLIKGKVTRNQL; encoded by the coding sequence TTGAAAGAACTTGATCCTCAGTCGATTAAAATTGGCCTGCGTTTAAAAGAGCTGCGTGAGCTTACAGGGAAAGGCCCAAAGGAGTATTATAGTCCACTTAATCGGAATGTCAGTAATTATGTGGCCATTGAACATGGTAAACGGTCAATTGGTCCAAGACTAATAAAAGAGGTCTCGGACTATTATCATATTAATCCGGAATGGATACGAACAGGTAAGGGAGAGGTGTTTGTTGAAACTCAGGCTGCTGAAGTGGGGTTGGTTGTTGAACCAGAAGAGAAAGGTGTTCCTTTCTTTAATGTAAACCTGTCCGAAATATCCTTTGGTACTTATGGCGTGTTGGGTGAAGCTCCCGAATATTACGTTAACTTCAGGCCGTTCAATGACTGTGATGCCTATTTGCCGATATATGGGGATAGTATGTATCCCAAATATGCAAGTGGTGAAATTATTGCCATCCGGGAGATTACAAACTTTAATGTGCTTCAATGGGGAGAGGCCTACCTGGTAGTCGCTGATGAACGTGCTAATCATATGACTACAGTGAAATTGATTTTTGAGCATCCCGATCAAAAAAAGATTATCCTTCGTTCCTCAAATCCTAATTTCAAGGGAGATACTGTGATTGACAGAGCTTCTATTCAAAAGATGTTTTTGATAAAAGGTAAAGTCACCCGTAATCAATTGTAA